The following coding sequences are from one Poecile atricapillus isolate bPoeAtr1 chromosome 28, bPoeAtr1.hap1, whole genome shotgun sequence window:
- the LOC131589483 gene encoding basic proline-rich protein-like, whose product MPPQGPEHPCDPRGGTAGLAPALASRESRERRESGAASSQAQPRTVPARPRERPSRHRTPRDPPGPRAPERVPGEAGASPGPPGTPGPSPAVPLPQRLSGPSFPPGWAGGASPGLREEGSGRIRSLQPVGKAEPRTDPRGRGRSPRCCWPCDTVALRDSDFCPPAPPEFPSRASLPEQERDKQHPPGQTTSPRTNNIPPDKQHPPGQTTSLRTNNIPPDKQHPPGQTTSPRTNNIPQLIPPAQPPPPGTQHRLTPNSRQEPPRAQIPPAPALRAARWQLPVPIVTRQWEAPSPAPRECH is encoded by the exons ATGCCTCCTCAGGGCCCAGAGCACCCCTGTGACCCCCGGGGAGGGACAGCTGGGCTGGCACCCGCCCTGGCGAGCCGGGAGAGCCGGGAGCGCCGGGAGAGCGGAGCTGCCTCCTCCCAG GCCCAGCCCCGGACGGTCCCGGCacggccccgggagcggcccAGCAGGCACCGgacaccccgggaccccccgggaccccgaGCCCCGGAGCGAGTCCCGGGCGAGGCTGGAGCcagcccgggacccccgggcaCCCCCGGCCCCAGCCCGGCCGTGCCGCTCCCCCAGCGGCTCTCGGGGCCGAG tttccctcccGGCTGGGCCGGAGGAGCatccccggggctgcgggaggaaGGCTCAGGGAGGATTCGCTCCCTCCAGCCGGTGGGAAAGGCTGAGCCCAGGACAGATCCCCGCGGGAGGGGACGGAGCCCACGGTGCTGCTGGCCTTGTGACACGGTGGCACTGCGGGACAGCGACTTCTGCCCTCCAGCTCCCCCTGAATTCCCCAGCCGAGCATCCCTGCCAGAGCAGGAAAGGGACAAACAACATCCCCCCGGACAAACAACATCCCCCCGGACAAACAACATCCCCCCTGACAAACAACATCCCCCCGGACAAACAACATCCCTCCGGACAAACAACATCCCCCCGGACAAACAACATCCCCCCGGACAAACAACATCCCCCCGGACAAACAACATCCCCCAGCTCATCCCCCCggctcagcctcctcctccggGCACCCAGCACCGCCTCACCCCCAATTCCCGTCAGGAGCCGCCGAGAGCCCAAATTCCCCCCGCGCCGGCCCTGAGAGCGGCTCGGTGGCAGCTGCCCGTCCCCATTGTCACCCGACAATGGGAAGCGCCCAGTCCTGCTCCCCGGGAGTGCCATTAG
- the SEMA6B gene encoding semaphorin-6B isoform X1 has translation MGAAPAGPPPRAEGTLVTQGQRRRRPEQLRSCGCPPRAGATMGPPPRVSLLLLLLLAAERMARGTFPEEPGPIAVAPPDYVKHYPVFVGHGTARPGGPEGGGTQRLNIQRILKVNRTLFIGDRDSVYRVSLEPGGAAEMRYHRKLTWRSNQHDISICRMKGKHEAECRNFIKVLLVRNESLLFVCGTNAFNPVCANYSMDTLEPVGDNISGMARCPYDPKHANVALFTGGMLFTATVTDFLAIDAVIYRSLGDSPTLRTVKHDSKWFKEPYFVHAVEWRSHVYFFFREIAMEFNYLEKVVVSRVARVCKNDMGGSQRVLEKQWTSFLKARLNCSVPGDSHFYFNVIQAVTDILELDGRPVVLAVFSTPTNSIPGSAVCAFDMTQVAAVFEGRFREQKSPESIWTPVPEDMVPKPRPGCCASPGMRYNSSSAFPDEILNFVKTHPLMDEAVPALGNAPWILRTMTRYQLRKIVVDNAAGPWGNHTVVFLGSSTGTVLKFLILPNATSSPAPAAPGSQSVFLEEFETYQPGRCGRDTEDERRLLGLELDKAAGSLLLAFPPCVARVPVARCQQHSGCMKNCLGSRDPYCGWTSEGSCIFLEPSPRVAFEQDIAGGSTSHLGECEGLVTESFVDEPDGLVSVNLLVISSVAAFVIGAVISGFSVCWFIGHRDRKELARRKDKETILAHSESVVSVSRLGERRARGALLAPLMPNGWPKELGKVTQHDLDSGVLPTPEQTPLQQKRCPGALQNCSWEQSHNIINAALRDPGGSGPAGAGRGHGGSGRPPRGIPLSCHAILVDQELEAELSDSSGDGHWGRDPQEGPRTRQHPPAGARRPPRSSYGDFGGTPHPSPERRRVVSAPSGEGGDFTEGPPWHPEQLNFNANNGTGRPGAHLKRNHTFNSGEAAAGGYGRHGAAARAARAPGTPRPLTDLHHLLRYGVERTPSGK, from the exons ATGGGAGCCGCGCCTGCGGGACCCCCCCCGCGGGCCGAGGGGACACTGGTGACACAGGGCCAGCGGCGGAGGCGGCCGGAGCAGCTCAG gagctgtgggtgcccaCCCAGGGCGGGGGCCACCATGGGACCCCCACCCCgcgtgtccctgctgctgctgctgctgctggcggcCGAGAGGATGGCGAGGGGCACCTTCCCCGAGGAGCCCGGGCCCATCGCCGTGGCCCCCCCGGACT ATGTGAAGCACTACCCGGTGTTCGTGGGCCACGGCACCGCCCGCCCGGGGGGCCCCGAGGGAGGGGGCACCCAGCGCCTCAACATCCAGCGCATCCTCAAGGTCAACCGGACCCTCTTCATCGGGGACAG ggacaGCGTCTATCGGGTGAGCCTGGAGCCCGGCGGGGCCGCTGAGATGCGCTACCACCGG AAGCTGACGTGGCGCTCGAACCAGCACGACATCAGCATCTGCCGGATGAAGGGCAAGCACGAG GCAGAGTGCCGAAATTTCATCaaggtgctgctggtgaggaaCGAGAGCCTCCTCTTCGTCTGTGGCACCAACGCCTTCAACCCCGTCTGCGCCAACTACAGC ATGGACACGCTGGAGCCCGTCGGGGACAACATCAGCGGCATGGCCCGGTGTCCCTACGACCCCAAGCACGCCAACGTGGCCCTGTTCACAG GGGGGATGCTCTTCACGGCCACGGTGACGGATTTCCTGGCCATCGACGCCGTCATCTACCGCAGCCTCGGGGACAGCCCGACCCTGCGCACCGTCAAGCACGACTCCAAGTGGTTCAAAG AGCCCTACTTCGTGCACGCCGTGGAATGGAGGAGCCATGTCTACTTCTTCTTCCGGGAGATCGCCATGGAGTTCAACTACCTGGAGAAG GTGGTAGTGTCACGCGTGGCCCGCGTGTGCAAGAACGACATGGGGGGCTCGCAGCGGGTGCTGGAGAAGCAGTGGACGTCCTTCCTCAAGGCCCGGCTCAACTGCTCCGTGCCGGGAGATTCCCACTTCTACTTCAACGTCATCCAAGCCGTGACGGACATCCTGGAGCTAGATGGGCGCCCCGTGGTCCTGGCCGTGTTCTCCACGCCCACCAACAG CATTCCCGGCTCCGCCGTCTGCGCCTTCGACATGACCCAGGTGGCCGCCGTCTTCGAGGGACGGTTCCGGGAGCAGAAGTCACCTGAGTCCATCTGGACACCCGTGCCTGAGGACATGGTGCCAAAACCTCG GCCCGGGTGCTGCGCGTCCCCGGGGATGCGCTACAACTCCTCCAGCGCCTTCCCCGACGAGATCCTCAACTTCGTCAAGACGCACCCGCTGATGGACGAGGCGGTGCCGGCCCTGGGCAACGCCCCCTGGATCCTCCGCACCATGACCCG GTACCAGCTCCGTAAGATCGTGGTGGACAACGCCGCGGGGCCGTGGGGAAACCACACCGTGGTGTTCCTGGGCTCCAGCACCGGCACCGTGCTCAAGTTCCTCATCCTGCCCAACGCCACCAgcagccccgcgcccgccgcccccggcaGCCAGAGCGTCTTCCTGGAGGAGTTTGAGACCTACCAGCCCGGGAG gtgtggccGGGACACGGAGGACGAGCGgcggctgctggggctggagctggacaAGGCTGCGGGGTCGCTGCTGCTGGCCTTCCCCCCGTGCGTGGCCAGGGTGCCCGTGGCTCGCTGCCAGCAGCACTCAGGCTGCATGAA gaACTGCCTCGGGAGCCGGGATCCCTACTGCGGCTGGACATCCGAGGGCTCCTGCATCTTCCTGGAACCCAGTCCCAG GGTGGCCTTCGAGCAGGACATCGCGGGCGGCAGCACCTCCCACCTGGGCGAGTGCGAGG GGCTGGTGACGGAGAGCTTCGTGGACGAGCCGGACGGGCTGGTGTCCGTGAACCTCCTGGTGATCTCCTCCGTCGCCGCCTTCGTCATCGGCGCCGTCATCTCCGGCTTCAGCGTGTGCTGGTTCATCGGGCACCGGGACCGCAAGGAGCTGGCGCGGCGCAAGGACAAGGAGACGATCCTGGCGCACAGTGAGTCGGTGGTGAGCGTCAGCCGCCTGGGCGAGCGGCGGGCACGGGGAGCTCTGCTGGCCCCGCTCATGCCCAACGGGTGGCCCAAGGAGCTGGGCAAGGTCACCCAACACGACCTGGACTCGGGGGTGCTGCCCACGCCGGAGCAGACCCCGCTGCAGCAGAAGCGCTGCCCCGGCGCCCTCCAGAactgcagctgggagcagagtcACAACATCATCAACGCGGCTTTGCGGGACCCTGGAGGCTCCGGGCCCGCGGGCGCCGGGCGGGGGCACGGCGGCTCCGGCCGCCCGCCGCGGGGCATCCCCCTCTCCTGCCACGCCATCCTGGTGGACCAGGAGCTGGAGGCCGAACTCAGCGACTCCTCAGGTGACGGGCATTGGGGTCGGGACCCTCAGGAGGGTCCCCGCACCCGGCAGCACCCACCCGCCggcgcccgccgcccgccccgcagcTCCTACGGCGACTTCGGCGGGACGCCGCACCCCAGCCCCGAGCGCCGGCGGGTGGTCTCGGCACCCAGCGGGGAGGGGGGAGACTTTACCGAGGGGCCGCCCTGGCACCCCGAGCAGCTGAACTTCAACGCCAACAACGGCACGGGCCGCCCCGGCGCGCACCTCAAGAGGAACCACACGTTCAACAGcggcgaggcggcggcgggcggctaCGGGCGGCACGGGGCGGCGGCTCGGGCAGCGCGGGCACCGGGCACCCCCCGGCCGCTGACGGACCTGCACCACCTCCTGCGCTACGGCGTGGAGCGGACTCCCTCGGGAAAATAG
- the SEMA6B gene encoding semaphorin-6B isoform X2 has protein sequence MGPPPRVSLLLLLLLAAERMARGTFPEEPGPIAVAPPDYVKHYPVFVGHGTARPGGPEGGGTQRLNIQRILKVNRTLFIGDRDSVYRVSLEPGGAAEMRYHRKLTWRSNQHDISICRMKGKHEAECRNFIKVLLVRNESLLFVCGTNAFNPVCANYSMDTLEPVGDNISGMARCPYDPKHANVALFTGGMLFTATVTDFLAIDAVIYRSLGDSPTLRTVKHDSKWFKEPYFVHAVEWRSHVYFFFREIAMEFNYLEKVVVSRVARVCKNDMGGSQRVLEKQWTSFLKARLNCSVPGDSHFYFNVIQAVTDILELDGRPVVLAVFSTPTNSIPGSAVCAFDMTQVAAVFEGRFREQKSPESIWTPVPEDMVPKPRPGCCASPGMRYNSSSAFPDEILNFVKTHPLMDEAVPALGNAPWILRTMTRYQLRKIVVDNAAGPWGNHTVVFLGSSTGTVLKFLILPNATSSPAPAAPGSQSVFLEEFETYQPGRCGRDTEDERRLLGLELDKAAGSLLLAFPPCVARVPVARCQQHSGCMKNCLGSRDPYCGWTSEGSCIFLEPSPRVAFEQDIAGGSTSHLGECEGLVTESFVDEPDGLVSVNLLVISSVAAFVIGAVISGFSVCWFIGHRDRKELARRKDKETILAHSESVVSVSRLGERRARGALLAPLMPNGWPKELGKVTQHDLDSGVLPTPEQTPLQQKRCPGALQNCSWEQSHNIINAALRDPGGSGPAGAGRGHGGSGRPPRGIPLSCHAILVDQELEAELSDSSGDGHWGRDPQEGPRTRQHPPAGARRPPRSSYGDFGGTPHPSPERRRVVSAPSGEGGDFTEGPPWHPEQLNFNANNGTGRPGAHLKRNHTFNSGEAAAGGYGRHGAAARAARAPGTPRPLTDLHHLLRYGVERTPSGK, from the exons ATGGGACCCCCACCCCgcgtgtccctgctgctgctgctgctgctggcggcCGAGAGGATGGCGAGGGGCACCTTCCCCGAGGAGCCCGGGCCCATCGCCGTGGCCCCCCCGGACT ATGTGAAGCACTACCCGGTGTTCGTGGGCCACGGCACCGCCCGCCCGGGGGGCCCCGAGGGAGGGGGCACCCAGCGCCTCAACATCCAGCGCATCCTCAAGGTCAACCGGACCCTCTTCATCGGGGACAG ggacaGCGTCTATCGGGTGAGCCTGGAGCCCGGCGGGGCCGCTGAGATGCGCTACCACCGG AAGCTGACGTGGCGCTCGAACCAGCACGACATCAGCATCTGCCGGATGAAGGGCAAGCACGAG GCAGAGTGCCGAAATTTCATCaaggtgctgctggtgaggaaCGAGAGCCTCCTCTTCGTCTGTGGCACCAACGCCTTCAACCCCGTCTGCGCCAACTACAGC ATGGACACGCTGGAGCCCGTCGGGGACAACATCAGCGGCATGGCCCGGTGTCCCTACGACCCCAAGCACGCCAACGTGGCCCTGTTCACAG GGGGGATGCTCTTCACGGCCACGGTGACGGATTTCCTGGCCATCGACGCCGTCATCTACCGCAGCCTCGGGGACAGCCCGACCCTGCGCACCGTCAAGCACGACTCCAAGTGGTTCAAAG AGCCCTACTTCGTGCACGCCGTGGAATGGAGGAGCCATGTCTACTTCTTCTTCCGGGAGATCGCCATGGAGTTCAACTACCTGGAGAAG GTGGTAGTGTCACGCGTGGCCCGCGTGTGCAAGAACGACATGGGGGGCTCGCAGCGGGTGCTGGAGAAGCAGTGGACGTCCTTCCTCAAGGCCCGGCTCAACTGCTCCGTGCCGGGAGATTCCCACTTCTACTTCAACGTCATCCAAGCCGTGACGGACATCCTGGAGCTAGATGGGCGCCCCGTGGTCCTGGCCGTGTTCTCCACGCCCACCAACAG CATTCCCGGCTCCGCCGTCTGCGCCTTCGACATGACCCAGGTGGCCGCCGTCTTCGAGGGACGGTTCCGGGAGCAGAAGTCACCTGAGTCCATCTGGACACCCGTGCCTGAGGACATGGTGCCAAAACCTCG GCCCGGGTGCTGCGCGTCCCCGGGGATGCGCTACAACTCCTCCAGCGCCTTCCCCGACGAGATCCTCAACTTCGTCAAGACGCACCCGCTGATGGACGAGGCGGTGCCGGCCCTGGGCAACGCCCCCTGGATCCTCCGCACCATGACCCG GTACCAGCTCCGTAAGATCGTGGTGGACAACGCCGCGGGGCCGTGGGGAAACCACACCGTGGTGTTCCTGGGCTCCAGCACCGGCACCGTGCTCAAGTTCCTCATCCTGCCCAACGCCACCAgcagccccgcgcccgccgcccccggcaGCCAGAGCGTCTTCCTGGAGGAGTTTGAGACCTACCAGCCCGGGAG gtgtggccGGGACACGGAGGACGAGCGgcggctgctggggctggagctggacaAGGCTGCGGGGTCGCTGCTGCTGGCCTTCCCCCCGTGCGTGGCCAGGGTGCCCGTGGCTCGCTGCCAGCAGCACTCAGGCTGCATGAA gaACTGCCTCGGGAGCCGGGATCCCTACTGCGGCTGGACATCCGAGGGCTCCTGCATCTTCCTGGAACCCAGTCCCAG GGTGGCCTTCGAGCAGGACATCGCGGGCGGCAGCACCTCCCACCTGGGCGAGTGCGAGG GGCTGGTGACGGAGAGCTTCGTGGACGAGCCGGACGGGCTGGTGTCCGTGAACCTCCTGGTGATCTCCTCCGTCGCCGCCTTCGTCATCGGCGCCGTCATCTCCGGCTTCAGCGTGTGCTGGTTCATCGGGCACCGGGACCGCAAGGAGCTGGCGCGGCGCAAGGACAAGGAGACGATCCTGGCGCACAGTGAGTCGGTGGTGAGCGTCAGCCGCCTGGGCGAGCGGCGGGCACGGGGAGCTCTGCTGGCCCCGCTCATGCCCAACGGGTGGCCCAAGGAGCTGGGCAAGGTCACCCAACACGACCTGGACTCGGGGGTGCTGCCCACGCCGGAGCAGACCCCGCTGCAGCAGAAGCGCTGCCCCGGCGCCCTCCAGAactgcagctgggagcagagtcACAACATCATCAACGCGGCTTTGCGGGACCCTGGAGGCTCCGGGCCCGCGGGCGCCGGGCGGGGGCACGGCGGCTCCGGCCGCCCGCCGCGGGGCATCCCCCTCTCCTGCCACGCCATCCTGGTGGACCAGGAGCTGGAGGCCGAACTCAGCGACTCCTCAGGTGACGGGCATTGGGGTCGGGACCCTCAGGAGGGTCCCCGCACCCGGCAGCACCCACCCGCCggcgcccgccgcccgccccgcagcTCCTACGGCGACTTCGGCGGGACGCCGCACCCCAGCCCCGAGCGCCGGCGGGTGGTCTCGGCACCCAGCGGGGAGGGGGGAGACTTTACCGAGGGGCCGCCCTGGCACCCCGAGCAGCTGAACTTCAACGCCAACAACGGCACGGGCCGCCCCGGCGCGCACCTCAAGAGGAACCACACGTTCAACAGcggcgaggcggcggcgggcggctaCGGGCGGCACGGGGCGGCGGCTCGGGCAGCGCGGGCACCGGGCACCCCCCGGCCGCTGACGGACCTGCACCACCTCCTGCGCTACGGCGTGGAGCGGACTCCCTCGGGAAAATAG